One part of the Candidatus Palauibacter australiensis genome encodes these proteins:
- a CDS encoding enoyl-CoA hydratase family protein produces the protein MHLNPSSFLYEVDAATSVATITLNRPERGNALTFEIYDELRNTFRALDREPGVRAVVITGAGAAFCTGGDVRDIIGPLLEMDAAELLDFTRMTCDLIAAMRECGRPVVGALNGTVAGAGAVIATACDVRIAAESAKIAYLFTRVGLSGADMGIAWLLPRIIGLGRATELLMTGDFLDAREALRVGLYHRVVPDGEALAAGTEWAARLAAGPTAALSVTKRALETEAHMTLRDALAEEARLQAACMEEPNFREGFRAFVEKRAAVFS, from the coding sequence GTGCATCTGAACCCGAGTTCATTCCTGTACGAGGTCGATGCGGCGACATCCGTCGCGACGATCACGCTGAACCGTCCGGAACGGGGCAATGCGCTGACCTTCGAGATTTACGACGAACTCCGAAACACGTTCCGCGCGCTCGACCGTGAGCCGGGGGTTCGCGCGGTCGTCATCACGGGCGCCGGCGCCGCCTTCTGCACGGGCGGAGATGTGCGCGACATCATCGGACCACTCCTCGAGATGGACGCCGCGGAGTTGCTCGACTTCACGCGGATGACGTGCGACCTGATCGCCGCCATGCGGGAGTGCGGAAGGCCCGTCGTCGGCGCCCTGAACGGCACGGTGGCGGGGGCCGGGGCCGTGATCGCGACCGCCTGCGATGTGCGGATCGCGGCGGAATCCGCGAAGATCGCCTACCTGTTCACGCGCGTCGGGCTGTCCGGCGCCGACATGGGGATCGCCTGGCTCCTGCCGCGAATCATCGGTCTCGGGCGTGCGACGGAGCTTCTGATGACGGGCGATTTTCTCGACGCGCGGGAGGCGCTCCGCGTCGGACTGTACCATCGGGTCGTGCCCGATGGCGAGGCGCTCGCCGCGGGGACGGAGTGGGCGGCGCGGCTGGCGGCGGGACCCACCGCCGCGCTGTCCGTCACCAAGCGCGCTCTGGAGACGGAGGCACACATGACGTTGCGCGACGCGCTCGCCGAGGAGGCCCGCCTGCAGGCCGCCTGCATGGAGGAACCGAACTTCCGCGAGGGCTTCCGCGCCTTCGTCGAGAAGCGGGCCGCGGTGTTCTCGTGA
- a CDS encoding DUF1015 family protein produces MLTIRPVPRALVPVDSDAARRVSARNYDEFQGDVEIWEAIRRAPDSVLGVTMAHCAVDSPTAVLPGDSEASMRLARRNFQRLSASRLTREAKRILYLYEIVDPRRPGVRQIGLGGLARTNEIRTEDTPAGPIIRNEGVRPPKARGRARLIEATGAIIGTVNNAVPDASGEFAAALERHADGTAPDFETGGSGGTSHRIWLVEEPGAIARLQRLLAAEPEAYVADGNHRSAAAAMLGYESFLAVFFPADRMGISPYNRLVRLPRQHDATAVDAAVDAALERSFEVSPAGEEPLQPRETHVIGVYAAGRGWRRATPRSGVYDAADAAASIDHDIVQRTLFADLGLADAADERLTFVGANKDAGWLVAEVDGGRADLAVTLPAVTMRQFIAVCRQRRMMPPKSTWFEPKIRSGLVMAQLDGD; encoded by the coding sequence ATGCTTACGATACGCCCCGTCCCGCGCGCGCTCGTACCCGTCGACTCCGACGCCGCCCGCCGCGTCTCGGCGCGGAACTACGACGAATTCCAGGGAGATGTGGAGATCTGGGAGGCCATTCGGCGAGCACCCGACTCCGTCCTCGGCGTCACGATGGCGCACTGCGCGGTCGACAGCCCGACGGCAGTCCTGCCGGGTGACTCGGAGGCGTCGATGAGACTCGCGCGCCGCAACTTCCAGCGGCTGAGCGCCTCGCGCCTCACCCGCGAGGCGAAGCGGATCCTGTACCTCTACGAGATCGTGGACCCGCGGCGCCCCGGCGTGCGGCAGATCGGCCTGGGCGGGCTGGCCCGCACGAACGAGATCCGGACGGAAGACACGCCGGCCGGGCCGATCATTCGGAACGAAGGGGTTCGCCCGCCCAAGGCGAGGGGACGCGCCCGGCTCATCGAAGCGACGGGCGCCATCATCGGGACCGTGAACAACGCGGTCCCGGACGCGTCCGGGGAGTTCGCGGCAGCCCTCGAGCGCCACGCCGACGGGACCGCACCCGACTTCGAGACCGGGGGCTCGGGAGGCACATCCCATCGCATCTGGCTCGTTGAGGAACCGGGGGCCATCGCCCGCCTCCAGCGACTGCTGGCCGCGGAGCCCGAGGCATACGTGGCCGATGGCAACCACCGGAGCGCGGCCGCCGCAATGCTGGGGTACGAGTCTTTCCTCGCGGTATTCTTTCCGGCGGACCGGATGGGGATTTCCCCGTACAACCGGCTGGTCCGCCTCCCTCGCCAACACGACGCGACTGCCGTCGATGCGGCGGTCGATGCGGCGCTGGAGCGCTCCTTCGAGGTTTCGCCCGCCGGGGAAGAACCTCTACAGCCTCGCGAGACCCACGTGATCGGCGTCTATGCGGCGGGGCGGGGCTGGCGGCGCGCGACGCCCCGGAGCGGTGTGTACGACGCGGCCGATGCCGCCGCCTCCATCGACCACGACATCGTGCAGCGGACGCTGTTCGCCGATCTGGGTCTGGCGGACGCGGCGGACGAACGGCTCACGTTCGTGGGCGCGAACAAGGATGCGGGATGGCTCGTGGCCGAAGTGGACGGAGGTCGGGCGGACCTGGCGGTCACCCTTCCCGCCGTGACGATGCGTCAGTTCATCGCGGTGTGCCGGCAGCGGCGGATGATGCCCCCAAAGTCGACCTGGTTCGAGCCCAAGATCCGGAGCGGACTCGTCATGGCGCAGCTCGACGGCGACTAG
- a CDS encoding benzoate-CoA ligase family protein → MRDAAPQPIFDPPERFNIAEYFLGDRIREGRGGRRALLTAGGEQTYAEVEALANRYGHLLRGAGVRPEERVLIALPDGPDFVGALFGTLRIGAVGVMLNPWLRPDEISYFFRYTRGAVLLVDSGRAPSFREGTPAAPAAATVRESGIPWREDASAPRETFVVDDPAFVARLHAQPATLDPSPTHRDDPALWLFSGGTTGRPKGVVQTHASFANTTECYGKRVLGLTEDDITLSVPKLFFGYATGSNLFFPFSVGATAVLFPERCSPEVLFERIARFRPTVLVNVPTMIRHMVAHPDAAASDLSSLRLATSAGEALPPELHRRWRDRWGVTLLDGLGTAEMWHIFLSNRPDEVHPGTLGRAVPGFEVRVCDDEGRDLPDGEVGWLWVRGGSRALGYWRRAKATAEAFRGEWYVSGDMIVRDERGVFRYCGRGDDMLKVRGKWLSPGEVEDCLLRHAAVAEAAVVGVPTHEGLVEPVAWIVPTKRAAARAGELVPELREFVASRLPSYKTPAAVHVAADLPRTHLGKVDRAALRDRSRS, encoded by the coding sequence ATGCGAGACGCCGCACCGCAGCCGATCTTCGATCCGCCCGAGCGCTTCAACATCGCCGAGTACTTCCTGGGCGACCGCATTCGAGAAGGGCGGGGCGGCCGCCGCGCGCTACTCACGGCCGGCGGCGAGCAGACCTACGCGGAAGTCGAAGCGCTGGCGAACCGTTACGGCCACCTGCTGCGCGGCGCGGGCGTGCGACCGGAGGAGCGGGTCCTCATCGCGCTTCCGGACGGACCGGACTTCGTCGGCGCCCTCTTCGGCACGCTGCGGATCGGCGCCGTGGGTGTCATGCTGAACCCGTGGCTTCGGCCCGACGAGATCTCGTACTTCTTTCGTTACACGCGCGGCGCCGTCCTTCTCGTGGATTCGGGCCGTGCGCCCTCCTTTCGCGAGGGAACGCCCGCGGCGCCGGCAGCGGCGACGGTGCGGGAGTCCGGAATCCCCTGGCGCGAGGACGCCTCCGCGCCGCGCGAGACCTTCGTCGTGGACGACCCCGCGTTCGTGGCACGGCTGCATGCCCAGCCCGCGACGCTGGACCCCAGCCCGACCCACCGGGACGACCCCGCCCTCTGGCTGTTCAGCGGCGGGACGACCGGCCGCCCGAAAGGCGTCGTGCAGACGCACGCCTCGTTCGCGAACACGACGGAGTGTTACGGCAAGCGGGTGTTGGGCCTGACGGAAGACGACATCACGCTCTCCGTCCCGAAGCTGTTCTTCGGATACGCCACCGGCTCCAACCTTTTCTTCCCCTTCTCGGTCGGCGCGACCGCGGTCCTCTTCCCGGAGCGGTGCAGTCCGGAGGTTCTGTTCGAGAGGATCGCACGATTCCGGCCCACGGTGCTCGTCAACGTCCCCACCATGATCCGGCACATGGTGGCGCACCCGGACGCCGCCGCGAGCGATCTCTCAAGCCTTCGTCTCGCGACCTCGGCGGGAGAGGCCCTCCCGCCCGAACTCCACCGGCGCTGGCGCGACCGCTGGGGGGTGACGCTCCTGGACGGCCTGGGGACAGCGGAGATGTGGCACATCTTTCTCAGCAACCGCCCCGACGAGGTGCATCCGGGAACGCTCGGGCGCGCGGTGCCCGGTTTCGAGGTGCGGGTCTGCGACGACGAGGGTCGAGACCTTCCGGACGGCGAAGTGGGTTGGCTCTGGGTCCGCGGGGGGTCGCGGGCGCTGGGATACTGGCGGCGGGCGAAGGCGACGGCGGAGGCCTTCCGCGGCGAGTGGTACGTGTCGGGCGACATGATCGTCCGCGACGAGCGCGGCGTGTTCCGCTACTGCGGTCGCGGCGACGACATGCTCAAAGTCAGAGGAAAATGGCTCTCACCCGGCGAGGTCGAGGATTGCCTGCTTCGGCACGCCGCCGTGGCGGAGGCGGCCGTCGTCGGCGTGCCGACTCACGAGGGCCTCGTGGAGCCGGTCGCCTGGATCGTCCCGACGAAGCGGGCCGCCGCGCGAGCCGGCGAGCTTGTTCCGGAGCTCAGGGAGTTCGTCGCTTCGCGACTGCCCTCGTACAAGACGCCCGCCGCCGTTCACGTCGCGGCCGACCTGCCGAGGACGCACCTGGGAAAGGTCGACCGCGCCGCGCTCCGCGACCGATCCCGGAGCTGA
- a CDS encoding SDR family NAD(P)-dependent oxidoreductase: MSLAGRGALVTGGGRGIGAATARTLADRGVRLVLAARSTPEIEAVAAELRDGGGEAWAATCDVSDPANVKALCREAEHRLGAVDILVNNAGVASSAAVVKLALEEWDRLWRINATGAFLAMQGVMPGMMERGWGRIVNVASVAGLRGARYIAAYAASKHALLGLTRAAAAEVAGAGVTVNAVCPGYVDTPMTDATIENIVKRTDMDETDAVEAILATTPQGRLIAPGEVAASIAFLCGDEARSINGQTIVLDGGATATLP, from the coding sequence GTGAGTCTTGCCGGACGTGGCGCTCTCGTCACGGGCGGGGGGCGCGGCATCGGGGCCGCGACGGCGCGGACGCTGGCGGATCGAGGCGTCCGGCTGGTCCTGGCGGCGCGGAGCACGCCGGAGATCGAGGCCGTCGCGGCCGAACTGCGGGACGGCGGCGGCGAGGCCTGGGCGGCGACGTGCGACGTGTCGGACCCGGCGAACGTGAAGGCCCTGTGCCGCGAGGCCGAGCATCGTCTCGGCGCCGTGGACATCCTCGTGAACAACGCCGGTGTGGCCAGTTCCGCGGCCGTCGTGAAACTCGCCCTGGAGGAGTGGGACCGGCTGTGGCGCATCAACGCGACCGGCGCGTTTCTCGCGATGCAGGGCGTGATGCCCGGCATGATGGAGCGCGGCTGGGGCCGGATCGTGAACGTGGCCTCGGTCGCCGGCCTGCGCGGGGCGCGCTACATCGCCGCCTACGCCGCATCGAAGCACGCCCTGCTCGGACTCACGCGTGCCGCCGCGGCCGAGGTGGCCGGGGCCGGGGTTACGGTGAACGCGGTCTGTCCCGGCTACGTCGACACGCCGATGACGGACGCCACGATCGAGAACATCGTGAAGCGAACGGACATGGATGAGACCGACGCCGTCGAGGCGATCCTTGCGACGACGCCGCAGGGCCGGCTCATTGCCCCCGGGGAGGTCGCGGCATCGATCGCGTTCCTCTGCGGAGACGAAGCGCGGAGCATCAACGGCCAGACCATCGTGCTGGACGGCGGTGCCACGGCGACTCTCCCGTGA
- a CDS encoding RidA family protein, with amino-acid sequence MTDAFEVLNPAALGEPRGWNHGLLAPPGGRVLFVAGQTASGSGGQIETPDFAAQFALALDRVLTVVRAAGGEPSHIGRMTIYVTDLAAYREARSELGAAWRARLGRHYPAMALVEVSGLVDTGAQVEIEATAVLP; translated from the coding sequence GTGACCGACGCGTTCGAGGTGCTGAACCCGGCCGCGCTTGGCGAGCCGAGGGGCTGGAATCACGGCCTCCTCGCTCCTCCCGGCGGGCGCGTGCTCTTCGTTGCCGGCCAGACCGCAAGCGGATCGGGAGGACAGATTGAGACTCCGGACTTCGCCGCGCAGTTCGCGCTCGCGCTCGATCGCGTGCTGACGGTCGTGCGGGCAGCGGGCGGCGAGCCCTCGCACATCGGACGGATGACCATCTACGTGACGGATCTCGCCGCCTACCGGGAGGCCCGTTCCGAGCTTGGGGCCGCGTGGCGCGCCCGCTTGGGCCGGCACTATCCCGCCATGGCGCTCGTCGAGGTCAGCGGGCTCGTCGATACCGGCGCGCAGGTCGAGATCGAGGCGACCGCCGTCCTGCCATGA
- a CDS encoding creatininase family protein has protein sequence MTLHRLSDLTWEEVGALDLGRTVAILPVGATEAHGPHLPLDTDVTIAEAMAEAGARRLSALGLEIVLLDGLRYTPAAFSASFPGTIDIGTATLTALIADIAASLRRAGIATLAIANAHFDPANLEALRAAAETTGGDDSIRVVFPDVTLRPWGGRLTEEFRSGACHAGRYEGSILLARDPRRVREEIMRELEDNPVSLSAAIRAGMGDFAEAGGTRAYFGYPSQATAEEGRATIETLGDILAEAVREALREEKES, from the coding sequence ATGACTCTGCACAGGCTTTCGGACCTCACCTGGGAGGAAGTCGGGGCGCTCGACCTCGGGCGAACGGTGGCGATCCTGCCCGTCGGAGCGACCGAAGCGCACGGCCCCCACCTGCCTCTCGACACCGACGTCACCATTGCGGAAGCGATGGCGGAAGCCGGCGCGCGACGGCTTTCGGCTCTGGGTCTGGAGATCGTGCTCCTCGACGGCCTCCGGTACACGCCGGCCGCCTTCTCGGCGAGCTTCCCCGGCACGATCGATATCGGGACCGCGACGCTCACCGCGCTCATCGCCGACATCGCCGCCAGCCTGCGTCGGGCCGGGATCGCCACCCTGGCGATCGCGAACGCCCACTTCGATCCCGCCAACCTCGAGGCGCTTCGGGCTGCCGCCGAGACGACCGGCGGGGACGACTCGATTCGCGTCGTGTTTCCGGATGTCACGCTCCGGCCGTGGGGAGGCCGGCTCACCGAGGAGTTCCGGAGCGGCGCCTGTCATGCCGGGCGGTACGAGGGTTCGATCCTCCTCGCCCGCGACCCCCGGCGCGTACGTGAGGAGATCATGCGTGAACTGGAGGACAATCCCGTCTCCCTCTCCGCCGCGATCCGGGCCGGGATGGGAGACTTCGCGGAAGCGGGGGGGACGCGCGCCTATTTCGGCTACCCGTCGCAGGCGACGGCGGAAGAGGGACGTGCTACCATTGAGACGCTCGGCGACATCCTCGCGGAGGCCGTGAGAGAAGCCCTGAGGGAGGAGAAAGAGTCGTGA
- a CDS encoding acyl-CoA dehydrogenase family protein encodes MIDLHPVRAFLEPRHLELGEGLGRYAAAEFAEHAHRDDDDLARRYAREICASLGRGGWLKAVAQQDFRACSVTRETLAFYSPLADAMFALQALGSTPIALAGDERQRRLWLDRAIRGRAVAAFAMSEPEAGSDVAAMRTTAVRDGNDYVLNGVKTFISNAGIADFYLLFAVTDPGEGVAGISAFLLPADTKGFRFVRPLVMADPHPLGEIALEDCRLPASARVGGEGEGYKLGLATLDRLRPTVGAAACGMAGRALHEALHHALSRRQFGRALADFQITQEKVGRMGTDLTAARLLVYRAAWERDGGADRTDLEAAMAKSFATEIAQGVVDDAVQILGGRGVLADHPVDRLYRSVRALRIYEGATEIQRLIIARHLLDAARGESDL; translated from the coding sequence GTGATCGATCTCCACCCGGTCCGCGCCTTCCTCGAACCGCGGCACCTCGAACTCGGGGAGGGGCTCGGGCGCTATGCGGCGGCGGAGTTCGCCGAACACGCGCACCGGGACGATGATGATCTCGCCCGCCGCTACGCGCGGGAGATCTGCGCATCCCTGGGGCGGGGCGGCTGGCTGAAGGCGGTTGCCCAACAGGACTTCCGGGCCTGTTCCGTGACGCGAGAGACGCTGGCCTTCTACTCACCGCTCGCGGACGCAATGTTCGCGCTCCAGGCGTTGGGGTCGACCCCGATCGCACTGGCCGGCGATGAGAGGCAGCGGCGGCTGTGGCTCGACCGCGCCATCCGCGGGCGAGCCGTGGCCGCCTTCGCGATGAGCGAGCCGGAGGCGGGGTCCGACGTGGCCGCCATGCGCACGACCGCCGTCCGGGACGGGAACGACTACGTCCTCAACGGCGTGAAGACCTTCATCTCGAACGCGGGGATCGCGGACTTCTATCTCCTGTTCGCGGTCACCGATCCGGGCGAAGGCGTGGCAGGGATCTCCGCCTTCCTCCTCCCGGCCGATACGAAGGGATTCCGCTTCGTGCGGCCGCTCGTGATGGCCGACCCCCACCCGCTGGGCGAGATCGCGCTGGAGGACTGCCGGCTTCCGGCCTCGGCCCGCGTCGGAGGCGAGGGCGAAGGGTACAAGCTCGGGCTCGCCACGCTCGACCGCCTGCGCCCCACCGTTGGCGCCGCGGCCTGCGGGATGGCGGGCCGCGCGCTGCACGAAGCGCTCCACCACGCCCTCTCACGCCGACAGTTCGGACGAGCGCTCGCCGATTTTCAGATCACGCAGGAGAAGGTGGGGCGCATGGGCACCGACCTGACCGCCGCCCGGCTCCTCGTGTATCGAGCGGCCTGGGAGCGCGACGGCGGGGCAGACCGCACCGACCTCGAAGCCGCCATGGCAAAGTCCTTCGCGACCGAAATCGCGCAGGGCGTGGTGGACGACGCCGTGCAGATCCTCGGCGGACGCGGCGTGCTGGCGGACCACCCGGTCGACCGGCTCTACCGCTC